In Enterococcus mundtii, the genomic stretch TCTCAGTATTTTTCTTTGAATACCTGTTCTTCGAAAGACTCAATTTTATTCTCACTCGTGATTTGACAAATTAACACACTTTGAATCGTGACATTGTTTACTGTGGACTCACAAAAAATAGAATAATGTGCTGGGTCGTCCAAATTTTGATAAATTCCTTTGACAAAACCAACCGAATCATAAGCGACTTCAACCTCAATAGCCAGTCCGTTTTCTTCAATCAATTCTGGTGTTCCGTACTTTGCCAATGCTTTGTTTCGATCATTAATCGACTGAAAATTATAATAGGCGTTCGCAAATTCGTTTAAGACTTCTTTCTCTGACACTTCTTCATCGCCACTCTCTCCATCAATTTCAGCTACAACGCTCGTATTAGTACTACGAGAAGAGTCTAACGTATCATCGCTAGTCGATATTTCTGTTTGCGGACTATGATCGGTGTCATAAAAAAGGTCTTTCGAATCAGCTTTTGTTTCATTCGATTTTTCAATACTACAACCACTTAAAAAAACAACTAATCCTAAAATAATAAGACTAAAACTCGCAATTTTCTTCATAAAATTTCCTTTCCATTCGACTTATTTAGGTGGAATGACAATCGAGGAGATCGCT encodes the following:
- a CDS encoding EF0163 family protein, giving the protein MKKIASFSLIILGLVVFLSGCSIEKSNETKADSKDLFYDTDHSPQTEISTSDDTLDSSRSTNTSVVAEIDGESGDEEVSEKEVLNEFANAYYNFQSINDRNKALAKYGTPELIEENGLAIEVEVAYDSVGFVKGIYQNLDDPAHYSIFCESTVNNVTIQSVLICQITSENKIESFEEQVFKEKY